One region of Rubripirellula tenax genomic DNA includes:
- a CDS encoding PrkA family serine protein kinase produces MNESSTDILRLYSETYEREKQVKLTLKEFLDSARTDPSLYSSAAERMIDAIGEPVHIDTSGEARLGRIFMNRTIKTYPAFQYFYGLEETIERIVSYFRHAAQGLEERKQILYLLGPVGGGKSSLADALKKLMQARPVYVLCADDEVSPIYESPLGLFDPRTMGGVLEETYNIPRRRLPGYMSPWALKRLDEFGGDISKFSVVRVIPSEQRRLLVAKTEPGDENNQDISSLVGKVDIRKLEHFGQDDADAYSYTGGLNRTTQGLLEFVEMFKAPLKMLHPLLTATQDGTYVGTENVGAMPYQGVIVAHSNESEWESFKSNRSNEAFLDRICVVKVPYCLRATEEKMIYDKLIRNSELGSAPCAPDTLEMMARFSVLTRLKEHENSSLYSKMRVYDGESLKDTDPNARTVQEYHDTAGMNEGMDGISTRFAYKILSETFNFDTHEIAADPVHLMYVLDKSIRREQFSEDVEQRYLGFVKEELANRYAEFIGNEIRKAYLESYHNYGQNLFDRYISYADAWIDDTDYKDPDTGQLMDRDVLNDELQKIEMPAGIANAKDFRYEVVKFALRARAKNEGRNPSWTSYEKIRDVIEKRMFGQIEELLPVISFGAKKDSEAEHKHDEFVQRMSNRGYTELQVRRLVDWYMRVSKSG; encoded by the coding sequence ATGAACGAATCAAGTACCGACATCCTCCGCCTGTATTCGGAAACCTACGAGCGAGAGAAACAGGTCAAGCTGACGCTGAAGGAGTTTCTCGACTCGGCCCGTACGGATCCGTCGCTCTACAGCAGCGCCGCCGAACGAATGATCGATGCGATTGGTGAACCTGTCCACATCGACACGTCCGGTGAAGCGAGACTGGGACGGATCTTCATGAATCGAACGATCAAAACCTATCCGGCGTTCCAGTACTTTTATGGGCTGGAAGAAACAATCGAGCGGATCGTTAGCTATTTTCGTCACGCCGCGCAGGGGTTAGAGGAGCGGAAGCAGATTCTTTACTTACTAGGCCCCGTCGGTGGCGGAAAGAGTTCTCTGGCCGATGCGTTGAAGAAGTTGATGCAAGCAAGGCCGGTGTATGTGTTGTGCGCCGATGACGAGGTCAGTCCCATCTACGAAAGCCCGCTGGGACTGTTCGATCCGCGTACGATGGGCGGCGTTTTAGAAGAGACGTATAACATCCCTCGCCGCCGATTGCCGGGTTACATGTCGCCTTGGGCATTGAAACGGCTGGACGAATTCGGAGGTGACATTTCGAAGTTCTCGGTCGTCCGCGTGATCCCGTCCGAGCAGCGGCGCCTGCTGGTGGCCAAGACCGAACCGGGCGACGAGAACAACCAAGACATATCGTCGCTGGTGGGCAAAGTCGATATCCGCAAACTCGAACACTTTGGCCAGGACGACGCCGACGCCTACTCGTACACAGGCGGGCTGAATCGAACGACCCAAGGGTTGCTCGAGTTCGTCGAGATGTTCAAGGCTCCGCTGAAGATGCTGCACCCATTATTGACGGCGACCCAAGACGGCACCTATGTCGGAACCGAGAATGTGGGTGCAATGCCGTACCAAGGCGTTATTGTGGCCCACTCGAACGAATCGGAATGGGAATCGTTCAAAAGCAATCGCAGCAACGAAGCGTTTTTGGATCGGATCTGCGTCGTCAAAGTGCCTTACTGTCTTCGTGCGACTGAAGAAAAGATGATCTACGACAAGTTGATTCGGAATTCCGAACTTGGCTCGGCACCGTGCGCGCCGGATACGTTGGAAATGATGGCCCGTTTTTCGGTCCTGACGCGATTGAAGGAGCACGAAAATAGCAGCTTGTATTCAAAGATGCGCGTGTACGACGGTGAGTCTCTTAAGGACACCGACCCGAATGCTCGCACGGTCCAAGAGTATCACGATACCGCAGGAATGAACGAGGGTATGGACGGAATCTCAACGCGTTTCGCGTACAAGATTCTTTCCGAAACATTCAACTTCGATACTCATGAAATTGCCGCCGATCCGGTCCACTTGATGTACGTGCTGGACAAATCGATTCGTCGCGAACAGTTTTCGGAAGATGTCGAGCAGCGATACCTTGGTTTTGTCAAAGAAGAGCTGGCGAATCGCTACGCCGAATTCATCGGCAACGAGATACGAAAGGCGTATTTGGAATCGTATCACAACTATGGCCAAAACTTGTTCGATCGCTACATCAGCTACGCCGATGCATGGATCGACGACACCGACTACAAGGATCCCGACACCGGCCAATTGATGGACCGAGACGTTCTCAACGATGAACTACAAAAGATCGAGATGCCCGCCGGAATCGCGAACGCGAAAGATTTTCGGTACGAGGTTGTCAAGTTCGCACTCCGTGCTCGAGCAAAAAACGAGGGTCGAAATCCGTCATGGACTTCGTACGAAAAGATTCGGGACGTGATTGAGAAACGGATGTTCGGCCAAATCGAAGAACTGCTACCCGTGATCAGCTTTGGTGCAAAAAAAGACAGCGAGGCCGAACACAAGCACGACGAATTCGTTCAGCGGATGAGCAACCGAGGCTACACCGAATTGCAAGTACGCCGGCTCGTCGACTGGTACATGCGAGTCAGTAAGTCGGGATGA